In Leptospira hartskeerlii, a single window of DNA contains:
- the rplU gene encoding 50S ribosomal protein L21, which produces MFAIISVGNRQFKVTQDLEFLTEKTGKNAGDTFDAKVLLFAENNKVHIGSPELKSAKVSLKVLEDVKGEKVRGYVYKKRKNSQRTWGHRQQLQKVKVVSLSAV; this is translated from the coding sequence ATGTTCGCGATCATCTCTGTCGGCAACCGACAATTCAAAGTAACTCAGGATTTAGAATTCCTGACTGAAAAGACCGGTAAAAATGCCGGTGATACCTTCGATGCAAAGGTTCTACTATTCGCTGAAAATAATAAGGTCCATATCGGATCTCCGGAACTCAAATCCGCTAAAGTCTCCCTGAAAGTATTGGAAGACGTAAAGGGAGAAAAAGTAAGAGGATACGTTTACAAAAAACGTAAAAACTCTCAGAGAACCTGGGGACATAGACAACAACTGCAAAAAGTTAAGGTAGTTTCTCTTTCGGCAGTTTGA
- a CDS encoding MarR family winged helix-turn-helix transcriptional regulator gives MSKDKIFRYDKSDDSPGFLLWQVTNLWQREIRKVLEPLDLTHAQFVLLAVTHWLELHEEETTQIKIADRAKTDPMTTSTVLRTLESKRLVKRISHETDTRAKLVKTTSEGQKILKQAVKVVEDFDEDFFSILGGKRKDMVSGLLILSRK, from the coding sequence ATGTCCAAGGACAAAATATTCAGATACGATAAATCCGACGATAGTCCCGGATTTTTGTTATGGCAGGTTACGAATCTTTGGCAGAGAGAGATCCGAAAGGTTTTAGAGCCTTTGGATCTAACTCATGCTCAGTTTGTTCTTCTTGCAGTGACTCATTGGTTGGAACTCCACGAAGAAGAGACCACTCAGATCAAAATTGCGGATAGAGCAAAAACGGATCCTATGACTACTTCTACGGTACTTAGGACTTTAGAATCTAAAAGGTTAGTAAAACGTATCTCTCATGAGACTGACACCCGTGCAAAATTAGTGAAGACCACTTCCGAAGGTCAGAAGATTCTAAAACAGGCTGTCAAAGTTGTGGAAGATTTTGATGAGGATTTCTTTTCCATTCTAGGAGGAAAAAGAAAGGATATGGTCAGTGGGCTGCTGATACTTTCCCGGAAATGA
- a CDS encoding ribosomal-processing cysteine protease Prp, protein MIRVKILRKGEEILGLESSGHASKMHGSKGQNLLCAAVGVLIQTLYLHLSKEGLAEEAVIGDGLLDFKTVSGKTTDPIVNTSFNLVISGLVNLKEQYPSEIELIGE, encoded by the coding sequence TTGATCCGGGTTAAGATACTCCGAAAAGGAGAAGAAATCCTAGGTTTGGAATCTTCCGGGCACGCTTCTAAGATGCACGGATCCAAAGGACAAAATCTTCTCTGCGCCGCTGTCGGAGTACTCATCCAAACTCTTTACCTGCATCTAAGCAAGGAAGGTTTGGCAGAAGAAGCGGTGATCGGAGATGGACTCTTGGATTTCAAGACCGTCTCCGGAAAAACGACTGATCCAATTGTTAATACGAGTTTCAATCTCGTGATAAGTGGATTGGTTAACTTGAAGGAACAATATCCTTCAGAAATAGAACTCATAGGAGAATAA
- a CDS encoding glutamate-5-semialdehyde dehydrogenase, giving the protein MIQRSAESIYVDELCKSAKDAYRQIRSINTSKKNNVLEKLASALVSRKSEILKENAKDLEAGKSKGLSSALLDRLTLDEKRIQSLSNAVLEIKALPDPVGETVRGATLPNGIRLNTKRVPLGVVMVIYESRPNVTIDVGALSFKSGNACILRGGSEAIHSNTILAKIFQDCLKEEGLSPNAVTFVDRTEREYMVPFLKQTSYIDIVVPRGGEGLIRFVSENSLIPVVKHDKGVVNLYIDKSADPKKVLPIAINSKVQRPGVCNAAENLIIHSEYPYIAELLEGLASKGVQLLLDPRSLAIFPKGQPVKEEDYLEEFLDLRFSVKTVDKIEEAIEFIEATSSGHTEAIVTENVSAANFFSRSLDSAAIFVNISTRFHDGGEFGLGAEVGISTGKLHVRGPMGLVHLTTTTTYAEGEGQVRG; this is encoded by the coding sequence ATGATCCAAAGATCCGCAGAATCCATCTACGTGGACGAACTTTGTAAATCCGCGAAAGATGCTTATAGACAAATTCGATCCATTAATACTTCCAAAAAGAATAATGTTTTGGAAAAGCTAGCATCTGCTTTGGTCTCCAGAAAATCCGAAATTCTAAAAGAAAATGCAAAGGATTTAGAAGCAGGAAAATCAAAAGGTTTATCTTCTGCACTTTTGGACAGATTAACTCTGGACGAAAAAAGGATACAAAGCCTGTCTAACGCAGTTTTAGAGATAAAAGCTCTTCCTGATCCGGTGGGAGAAACTGTAAGAGGCGCTACTCTTCCGAATGGGATTCGTCTGAATACAAAAAGAGTTCCTTTGGGCGTAGTCATGGTGATCTACGAATCCAGACCAAATGTTACCATCGATGTGGGAGCTCTTTCTTTTAAATCAGGAAACGCATGTATTTTACGCGGCGGTTCTGAAGCAATCCACTCCAATACGATCCTTGCTAAAATTTTTCAAGATTGTTTAAAAGAAGAAGGCCTGTCCCCGAACGCAGTCACCTTTGTGGATAGAACGGAAAGAGAATATATGGTCCCTTTCTTAAAACAAACTTCTTATATCGATATAGTCGTTCCTAGAGGTGGAGAAGGTCTGATCCGTTTTGTTTCTGAAAATTCTTTGATCCCGGTAGTAAAACATGATAAAGGAGTGGTGAATCTTTATATAGATAAGTCCGCAGATCCTAAAAAAGTTTTACCGATCGCGATAAACTCCAAGGTGCAAAGACCTGGAGTTTGTAATGCTGCAGAAAACTTAATTATACATTCCGAATATCCTTATATTGCAGAATTATTAGAAGGACTTGCATCTAAAGGTGTACAACTTCTTTTAGATCCAAGATCTCTTGCGATTTTCCCTAAGGGCCAGCCTGTTAAAGAAGAAGATTACCTAGAAGAATTTTTGGATCTAAGATTCTCCGTAAAAACCGTGGATAAGATAGAAGAAGCGATCGAATTCATTGAAGCAACTAGCTCAGGTCACACGGAAGCTATCGTAACAGAAAACGTGAGCGCTGCGAATTTTTTCAGTCGTTCCTTGGACTCAGCTGCTATCTTCGTGAATATCTCCACTCGTTTTCATGATGGAGGAGAATTCGGTCTCGGAGCAGAAGTCGGGATTTCTACAGGAAAATTACATGTAAGAGGTCCGATGGGTCTAGTACATCTTACTACTACAACTACTTATGCGGAAGGAGAAGGACAGGTCCGAGGATAA
- the obgE gene encoding GTPase ObgE: protein MEKFLDEVLIEVTAGHGGAGSMHFRREKYVEFGGPDGGDGGIGGNIIIRANLSMVTLDRYLTKRRFRAQDGFPGEGNERSGKKGEDLILFVPLGTQVFDEESGELLYDFVKDDGEFLVVKGGRGGKGNTHFKSSTHQTPKFSQPGEDGEYKHLRLSLKLLADVGIVGLPNAGKSTLLSKITEAHPKIAGYAFTTLSPNLGVVKRKGDIYRYTLADIPGIVEGASKGIGLGLSFLRHIERVKGILYVFDAAALDIQEDFKMLQAELKSYNPELLNRPHLIVLNKIDIWEDQSFTEELLKSVSALGRVIPISAQEELNLEELLSVMDSTFFQKELEELHLNEEEHRENSDE, encoded by the coding sequence ATGGAAAAGTTTTTAGATGAAGTACTGATCGAAGTTACCGCCGGACATGGCGGAGCCGGATCTATGCATTTCAGAAGAGAGAAGTATGTGGAATTCGGGGGACCTGATGGTGGTGACGGGGGGATCGGCGGTAATATTATCATCCGCGCTAACCTTTCCATGGTTACCCTAGATCGTTATCTTACTAAAAGAAGATTTAGGGCACAGGACGGATTTCCTGGAGAAGGTAACGAAAGATCAGGCAAAAAGGGAGAAGATCTAATCCTTTTTGTCCCGCTCGGAACCCAAGTTTTTGACGAAGAAAGCGGTGAACTACTTTACGATTTTGTAAAAGACGACGGAGAATTTTTAGTCGTCAAGGGGGGAAGAGGAGGAAAAGGAAACACCCATTTCAAATCTTCTACCCACCAAACTCCTAAATTTTCTCAACCTGGAGAAGATGGAGAATATAAACATCTGCGTCTCAGCCTAAAACTACTCGCGGATGTTGGAATTGTAGGACTTCCTAATGCAGGTAAGTCTACATTACTTTCTAAAATTACGGAAGCGCACCCTAAGATCGCAGGATACGCATTCACTACCCTTTCTCCCAACCTAGGTGTGGTGAAAAGAAAGGGGGATATCTACCGTTATACTTTGGCGGATATTCCCGGGATTGTGGAAGGCGCAAGCAAAGGGATCGGCCTTGGACTTTCTTTTTTAAGGCATATAGAAAGAGTAAAAGGTATATTATACGTTTTTGATGCAGCTGCGTTGGACATCCAAGAGGATTTCAAAATGCTCCAAGCGGAGTTGAAATCTTATAATCCGGAACTTTTGAACCGACCACATTTGATCGTTTTAAATAAAATAGATATCTGGGAAGACCAAAGTTTTACGGAAGAGCTACTCAAATCTGTTTCTGCTCTCGGCAGGGTGATCCCAATCTCCGCACAAGAAGAACTCAATTTAGAGGAATTACTTTCCGTAATGGATTCCACATTCTTCCAAAAAGAATTGGAAGAATTACATTTGAACGAAGAAGAACACCGGGAAAATTCAGATGAATAG
- a CDS encoding SRPBCC family protein → MWKYEYNTTIKGIDAKSLWEARSDVSNWSKWDSDIEWTKIEGEVSVGKEFVLKPKGGFACKVLITESEKPFVFGDVTSLPGAKMKFIHFFKPNKEGTEIRVELSISGPLGFLWKKIIGEEQAKGMEEEIRRFAELVREEIG, encoded by the coding sequence ATGTGGAAGTATGAGTATAATACTACAATAAAAGGAATAGATGCAAAATCGCTTTGGGAGGCCAGATCTGACGTTTCCAATTGGTCCAAATGGGATTCCGATATTGAATGGACCAAGATAGAGGGAGAAGTTTCCGTAGGTAAGGAATTTGTTCTGAAGCCGAAGGGAGGATTTGCCTGTAAGGTTTTGATCACGGAATCCGAAAAACCTTTTGTATTCGGAGACGTAACCAGTCTTCCCGGAGCTAAAATGAAATTTATACATTTCTTTAAGCCGAACAAAGAAGGAACAGAAATCAGAGTGGAGCTGAGTATTTCCGGGCCGTTAGGATTTCTCTGGAAAAAGATCATTGGGGAAGAGCAAGCAAAAGGAATGGAAGAAGAGATCCGTAGGTTTGCCGAACTAGTTAGGGAAGAAATCGGGTGA
- the rpmA gene encoding 50S ribosomal protein L27, protein MAHKKGGGSSKNGRDSQSKRLGVKRFGGELVLAGNILVRQRGTRLNAGRNVGVGKDHTLYSLIEGHVKFEQVSKTKVQVSVYPK, encoded by the coding sequence ATGGCACATAAGAAAGGTGGCGGTTCATCCAAAAACGGACGTGATTCCCAATCCAAACGTCTTGGTGTAAAACGTTTCGGAGGAGAGCTGGTTTTAGCGGGCAATATTCTTGTTCGTCAAAGAGGAACCAGACTAAACGCCGGAAGAAATGTGGGTGTTGGTAAAGATCATACACTTTACTCTCTGATCGAAGGTCACGTTAAATTTGAACAAGTTTCCAAAACTAAAGTTCAAGTTTCCGTTTACCCGAAATAA
- the typA gene encoding translational GTPase TypA: MEIRNIAIIAHVDHGKTTLLDGILRQTGAVTAKEDGERIMDHNDLEKEKGITIKAKNTAVVYKGTRINVVDTPGHADFGGEVERVLSTADSCLLLVDAFDGPMPQTRFVLGKSLQLGHRPILVINKIDRDGARPDAVVDMVFDLFSDLGATNEQLDFPIVYASAKQGWAVSKLEDAPGTNLDPLLDTVLSHVPPVKANIEAPLQFQVTSLDYNDYVGRIAIGKIYNGKLQKGMSVIQVSPKPNGRDETQVLKITKLYNFEGLKRNEIEEAEAGDIVSIAGLPDVFIGDTVCEPGKAAPMPAIEVEEPTVSMYFMVNNSPFASKEGKFVTTRNIRERLDRELETNVAMRLEETEDKDRFKVLGRGELHLSVLIETMRREGFELQVSRPEVIIKKGENGEKLEPYEYLVMDLPDQFTGSIIAELNRRKGELQLMDAHPSGMTRVEFVIPTRGIIGFRGYFVTETKGEGVASSRFLRFDTYKGEIPGRKNGALISMDSGETTGYALWKIQERGELLIDPQTAVYPGMIIGIHSRDNDLEVNPVREKKLTNVRSSGADEAIRLVPPRKFSLEQNIEFLDDDELLEVTPQSMRLRKRHLDANARKRAAK; the protein is encoded by the coding sequence ATGGAAATCCGCAATATCGCCATTATAGCACACGTTGACCACGGTAAAACAACCCTTCTAGACGGTATTTTACGCCAAACAGGCGCAGTTACTGCAAAAGAAGACGGGGAAAGGATCATGGATCATAACGATCTCGAAAAAGAAAAAGGGATCACGATCAAGGCCAAAAACACAGCAGTTGTTTATAAAGGCACACGCATTAACGTAGTAGATACCCCAGGTCACGCGGACTTTGGAGGAGAGGTGGAGCGAGTTCTTTCCACAGCGGATTCTTGTCTTCTTCTTGTAGATGCATTCGACGGACCCATGCCTCAAACTAGATTCGTACTCGGAAAGTCCTTACAATTAGGACACAGACCTATCTTAGTGATCAATAAGATAGATAGAGATGGAGCTCGTCCCGATGCTGTAGTCGATATGGTTTTCGACTTGTTTAGCGATTTGGGCGCAACAAACGAACAATTGGATTTTCCGATCGTTTATGCTTCTGCAAAACAAGGTTGGGCGGTCAGCAAATTAGAGGACGCTCCCGGAACCAATTTGGATCCACTTTTAGATACTGTACTTTCTCATGTACCTCCTGTAAAAGCGAATATAGAAGCACCTCTACAATTCCAAGTCACTTCCTTGGATTATAATGATTATGTAGGCCGTATTGCGATCGGCAAGATCTATAACGGTAAACTCCAAAAGGGAATGAGCGTAATTCAAGTTTCTCCTAAGCCGAATGGTAGAGACGAAACTCAAGTTTTAAAGATCACTAAACTTTATAACTTCGAAGGACTCAAAAGAAATGAGATCGAAGAAGCCGAAGCTGGAGATATCGTTTCTATCGCGGGATTACCTGATGTATTTATCGGAGACACAGTTTGTGAGCCTGGCAAAGCCGCTCCAATGCCCGCTATCGAAGTAGAAGAGCCGACAGTGTCCATGTATTTTATGGTAAACAATTCTCCTTTTGCGAGTAAGGAAGGTAAGTTCGTAACTACCCGAAATATCCGCGAACGTTTGGACAGAGAATTAGAAACAAACGTAGCAATGCGTTTGGAAGAAACCGAAGATAAAGATCGTTTCAAGGTATTAGGTCGTGGAGAATTACATCTTTCCGTATTGATCGAAACCATGAGAAGAGAAGGTTTCGAACTACAAGTTTCCCGCCCTGAGGTAATCATTAAGAAGGGAGAAAACGGAGAAAAACTAGAACCTTACGAGTATCTCGTAATGGATCTACCTGACCAATTTACCGGAAGTATTATTGCGGAGCTAAACCGTAGAAAAGGAGAGCTTCAGTTAATGGATGCTCATCCGTCCGGAATGACCAGAGTAGAATTCGTAATTCCTACCAGAGGTATCATCGGGTTCAGAGGTTATTTCGTAACTGAGACTAAGGGAGAAGGAGTTGCATCTAGCCGATTCCTGAGATTCGACACCTATAAGGGAGAAATTCCTGGAAGAAAGAACGGTGCCCTTATCTCCATGGACTCCGGAGAAACCACAGGATACGCACTTTGGAAAATCCAAGAGAGGGGAGAATTACTGATCGATCCTCAAACTGCAGTTTATCCGGGAATGATCATAGGCATCCATTCTAGAGACAATGATCTGGAAGTGAACCCAGTCCGTGAGAAGAAACTGACTAACGTAAGATCTTCCGGAGCGGACGAGGCAATTAGACTTGTTCCTCCTCGCAAGTTCAGCTTAGAGCAGAATATTGAATTCTTGGATGACGACGAACTTCTGGAAGTAACTCCTCAGAGCATGCGTCTTCGTAAAAGACATTTGGATGCAAACGCAAGAAAGCGCGCTGCCAAATAG
- a CDS encoding EVE domain-containing protein translates to MSRYWIVVASKEHSLLGMSQGIVQACHGKKAPLARMKKGDWVLVYSSKEVFGSKIPYRKFTSLGQIEDDSAYSFQMSPDFCAFRRSVKYFPVQETDIFPLIDSLEFIQNKKSWGFPFRFGFLEIGSEDFGLISKRMGLNVQGQNIQIR, encoded by the coding sequence GTGAGTAGATATTGGATCGTAGTCGCTTCCAAGGAGCATTCCCTTTTGGGAATGTCCCAGGGAATCGTTCAGGCCTGCCACGGTAAGAAAGCTCCTCTGGCCAGAATGAAAAAGGGAGATTGGGTTTTGGTATATTCTTCTAAAGAGGTCTTTGGTTCTAAAATTCCGTATCGTAAATTCACTTCTCTAGGACAGATAGAAGATGATTCTGCCTATTCATTTCAAATGAGTCCGGACTTCTGTGCTTTCCGAAGAAGCGTAAAATATTTTCCTGTACAAGAGACGGATATTTTTCCTTTGATAGATTCTTTAGAATTCATTCAAAATAAAAAGTCCTGGGGTTTTCCGTTTCGTTTCGGATTTTTGGAAATTGGATCTGAGGATTTCGGGCTGATTTCGAAGAGGATGGGTTTAAATGTCCAAGGACAAAATATTCAGATACGATAA
- a CDS encoding esterase/lipase family protein, which produces MLKSTKLLVAGVLFLAAGAVSASGGGSSTKPLAGSYPIVLTHGIFGWGKSTGIVDYWGGNAAYLQSQGATVLTPTVTATNSSASRASQLKTAIQTAMAANNYTGKVHILGHSQGGLDARYLVSNLSFASKVATLTTINTPHKGSPVASVIEAVIPSWALPYVGTVINALVGVVYGQSSQNVVAALKLLTVSGATTFNANTPNASGVKYFSYGSYMIGNDLIQHPAMGLIAPICSIGAPFYGQSIWNDGVVPDDSQRWGTWKGGPSYGILTTGVDHLEATNALYLGQTWYDTNGYYLKMASNAKSNQ; this is translated from the coding sequence ATGTTAAAAAGTACAAAGTTATTGGTAGCTGGGGTTCTATTCCTAGCAGCGGGAGCAGTGAGCGCGTCTGGTGGAGGTTCTTCAACTAAACCTCTAGCTGGATCTTATCCGATCGTATTGACTCATGGAATTTTCGGTTGGGGTAAATCTACTGGTATTGTTGATTATTGGGGCGGAAACGCAGCTTATCTTCAATCCCAAGGAGCCACTGTTCTTACTCCTACAGTGACTGCTACAAATTCTTCTGCATCGAGAGCTTCTCAATTGAAAACAGCGATCCAAACTGCAATGGCAGCAAATAACTACACTGGAAAAGTCCATATCCTCGGACATTCCCAAGGTGGACTGGACGCTCGTTATCTTGTTTCAAATCTTAGTTTTGCAAGTAAAGTCGCAACTCTCACCACAATCAATACTCCTCATAAAGGAAGTCCGGTTGCGAGCGTGATAGAAGCTGTGATCCCGAGCTGGGCGCTACCTTACGTTGGAACAGTAATTAACGCACTGGTCGGAGTGGTTTACGGACAATCTAGCCAAAACGTAGTTGCTGCATTAAAACTTCTAACAGTAAGCGGAGCTACTACTTTCAACGCAAACACTCCGAATGCTTCTGGAGTTAAATACTTTTCTTACGGATCTTATATGATCGGTAACGATCTGATCCAACACCCTGCTATGGGACTTATTGCGCCTATTTGTTCCATTGGAGCTCCTTTCTACGGACAAAGCATATGGAATGACGGTGTGGTTCCGGACGATTCTCAAAGATGGGGAACTTGGAAAGGTGGTCCTTCTTATGGGATCCTTACCACTGGTGTGGATCACTTAGAGGCAACCAACGCATTATATCTAGGACAAACCTGGTATGATACTAACGGTTATTACTTAAAAATGGCTTCCAACGCAAAAAGTAATCAATAG
- a CDS encoding nicotinate-nicotinamide nucleotide adenylyltransferase, translated as MNSSNLVGVFGGSFDPPHLGHAEVAKSFWENFPNAQELLIVPNHTSPWKQNKKTAPELILDLVRVQFQSFPNTKIWDWEIKRETPSYTEETILELLKVQSGAELALLIGEDNYSEFHKWKNWENILDKVHYLLVFRRFSESIPQNRNLQIFQNKIVFLRNRIIEAASVNLREELPKCILNNRKPIALSDEVWDIILKNRSYT; from the coding sequence ATGAACTCTTCCAATCTGGTCGGAGTTTTCGGAGGGAGCTTTGATCCTCCTCATCTAGGTCATGCAGAAGTTGCCAAAAGTTTTTGGGAAAATTTTCCGAATGCTCAAGAACTTCTGATCGTTCCGAACCATACTTCTCCCTGGAAACAGAATAAAAAAACCGCGCCGGAACTCATCTTAGATCTTGTCCGAGTACAGTTCCAGAGCTTTCCGAATACAAAAATTTGGGACTGGGAAATCAAAAGAGAAACTCCCAGCTATACGGAAGAAACTATTTTAGAACTTTTGAAAGTTCAATCTGGTGCCGAACTTGCCCTTTTGATCGGAGAAGACAATTATTCCGAATTCCATAAATGGAAAAACTGGGAAAATATTTTGGATAAGGTCCATTATCTGTTAGTGTTCAGAAGATTTTCAGAATCCATTCCTCAAAATAGGAATCTGCAAATATTCCAAAATAAGATCGTATTTCTTCGGAACCGGATCATAGAAGCTGCTTCCGTAAATTTAAGAGAAGAACTTCCTAAATGTATTTTGAACAATAGGAAACCGATTGCATTGTCGGATGAAGTGTGGGATATCATACTTAAGAATAGATCTTACACTTGA
- the yqeK gene encoding bis(5'-nucleosyl)-tetraphosphatase (symmetrical) YqeK yields MLPNTTPEQIIYFTEIVPKEITKTRWEHSLRVAEIAEELATVHSPNETKEAYLAGVVHDITKQKTKEFHLELFAKSGDSESPKLPEAAWHSRSAVYYLETEYGLKTRAVLDAVKHHTLGGEDLKLLDHILYAADFLGSEFAERHKEYSEWRSKAKENLYFAVLNKAIHTMQGLFDHKREIHKRTISMYHFALGKLSN; encoded by the coding sequence ATGCTTCCAAATACTACTCCAGAGCAAATCATATATTTTACAGAAATTGTTCCGAAGGAAATCACCAAGACCCGCTGGGAACATAGCCTTAGGGTGGCCGAGATCGCAGAAGAACTTGCAACTGTTCATTCTCCGAATGAAACCAAGGAAGCTTATTTAGCAGGTGTAGTTCACGATATTACCAAACAAAAAACCAAAGAATTCCATTTGGAACTCTTTGCAAAATCCGGTGACTCTGAATCTCCAAAACTTCCAGAAGCTGCCTGGCATTCCAGGTCCGCCGTATATTATCTGGAAACGGAATACGGTTTAAAAACAAGAGCCGTTTTAGATGCAGTGAAACATCATACGCTTGGCGGAGAAGACCTCAAACTTTTAGATCATATATTGTACGCAGCCGACTTTTTAGGTTCCGAGTTTGCAGAAAGGCATAAGGAATATTCGGAATGGAGAAGCAAGGCCAAGGAAAATCTTTACTTTGCCGTTTTAAATAAGGCAATCCATACGATGCAGGGACTTTTTGATCATAAAAGAGAAATCCATAAAAGGACCATCTCTATGTATCATTTCGCCTTGGGGAAATTATCCAATTGA
- a CDS encoding pirin family protein: MRYLIAKKKDLGDGFFVRRVLPQIEARQVGPFVFLDHMGPLPIKTGAEIVVRPHPHIGLATVTYLYDGVITHRDSIGKVEDIRPFEVNWMTAGSGIVHSERSKLDPEFNILEGIQTWVALPREFEETSPEFFHHEREELPTVSGGGWELRLIAGSFMGEVSPVKVYSPLFYADIEVEAGAEVELPVPTDQEAGIYVARGKADAEGKIITVGDMAIYPKGGAVKFRAEETSRIVLLGGTPLSTPRHMYWNFVSSSLERIEQAKVDWKEDRFAHVPGETERIPLPEH, encoded by the coding sequence ATGAGATATCTTATCGCTAAGAAGAAAGATTTGGGAGACGGTTTTTTTGTAAGAAGGGTACTTCCTCAAATTGAAGCCAGACAAGTTGGACCTTTCGTTTTTTTGGACCATATGGGTCCTCTTCCTATTAAGACTGGAGCAGAAATTGTAGTTCGTCCTCATCCTCATATAGGTCTTGCCACAGTCACTTATCTGTATGATGGAGTGATCACTCATAGGGACAGTATAGGAAAGGTAGAAGATATCCGCCCCTTCGAAGTGAATTGGATGACTGCAGGTTCCGGAATCGTACATAGCGAAAGATCCAAACTAGATCCTGAATTTAATATCTTAGAAGGTATCCAAACCTGGGTCGCATTACCCAGAGAATTCGAAGAGACTTCTCCCGAATTTTTTCATCATGAAAGAGAAGAATTGCCCACTGTCAGTGGCGGAGGTTGGGAACTCAGACTGATCGCAGGTTCTTTTATGGGGGAAGTTTCTCCGGTTAAAGTATATTCTCCTTTATTCTATGCTGATATAGAGGTTGAGGCCGGCGCAGAAGTAGAATTGCCTGTGCCGACGGACCAAGAAGCAGGCATTTATGTTGCCAGAGGTAAGGCTGACGCAGAAGGAAAGATCATAACTGTCGGAGATATGGCAATCTATCCTAAAGGTGGGGCTGTAAAATTCAGAGCGGAAGAAACTTCCAGGATTGTACTCTTAGGCGGGACCCCGCTTTCTACCCCAAGGCATATGTATTGGAACTTTGTATCCAGTTCTTTAGAGAGAATTGAGCAAGCAAAAGTAGATTGGAAAGAAGATCGATTTGCTCATGTTCCCGGAGAGACTGAGAGGATCCCATTACCTGAACATTAA
- the proB gene encoding glutamate 5-kinase, producing MQMNRNDLNERIKTSNKIVIKIGSARLSGSEEEVNDFLFSLVSDIRHLRDLGKQVILVSSGAIARGRKLLSTLPNSAEAGESLPEKQALAAMGQNRLVNLYDSFFSKVNLPIAQILFGVLDMENPEGFKNLKNTFGQLLDWGILPIVNENDSVATEEVKFGDNDVLSAIVSLIVEADLLIILTGVEGFLKDGKLLPFLEEVGKSELSQAGGPSGPGTGGMYTKLKAASISSEAGIPCGIIDGNRKNCVREFVEKNTLGTLIVSNGKKKNFTEDEIKSILRAKRNGGQE from the coding sequence ATTCAGATGAATAGAAATGATCTGAACGAGAGAATCAAAACATCCAATAAAATAGTAATTAAAATAGGCTCCGCAAGACTTTCAGGCTCGGAAGAGGAAGTGAACGATTTCCTTTTTAGTCTGGTTTCGGACATACGACATCTAAGGGATCTAGGAAAACAAGTGATCTTGGTTTCCTCTGGAGCAATCGCAAGAGGAAGAAAACTTTTATCCACCCTTCCAAACTCTGCAGAAGCAGGAGAATCTCTTCCGGAAAAACAAGCTCTGGCTGCAATGGGCCAAAACCGCTTAGTGAATTTATACGATAGTTTTTTTTCTAAGGTAAATCTTCCGATTGCTCAGATCCTATTCGGCGTCCTGGATATGGAAAATCCGGAAGGATTCAAAAATCTGAAAAATACTTTCGGACAACTTTTGGATTGGGGCATTCTACCAATCGTAAACGAAAACGATTCAGTCGCCACAGAAGAAGTAAAATTCGGAGATAATGACGTTCTATCCGCAATCGTAAGTCTAATTGTAGAAGCGGATCTTCTGATCATTCTCACAGGTGTGGAAGGTTTTTTAAAAGACGGAAAACTATTACCTTTCTTGGAAGAAGTAGGAAAATCCGAACTTTCTCAAGCTGGAGGCCCAAGCGGTCCAGGCACAGGCGGAATGTATACAAAACTCAAGGCGGCTTCTATTTCCAGTGAAGCAGGAATTCCTTGCGGGATCATAGACGGAAATCGCAAAAATTGCGTGCGTGAGTTTGTAGAAAAGAATACACTCGGGACATTGATTGTCTCTAACGGTAAGAAGAAAAACTTTACGGAGGATGAAATTAAATCCATTCTCCGAGCCAAACGTAACGGAGGTCAGGAATGA